TCCGCTTCACGAGCCCGCACCCGGCGGCCTTCACCGACGACGTCATCGACGCCATGGCCGAGACCCCCGCGGTCATGCCGCAGCTGCACATGCCGCTACAGTCCGGCTCCGACCGCATCCTGAAGGCCATGCGCCGCTCGTACCGCAGCGAGAAGTTCCTCGGCATCCTCGATCGGGTGCGCGCGCGCATCCCGGATGCGGCGATCTCTACCGACATCATCGTCGGGTTCCCGGGCGAGACCGACGACGACTTTGCCGACACCCTGCGCGTCGTCGAGGAGGCGCGCTTCGCGAGCGCGTTCACCTTCCAGTATTCGGTTCGACCCGGCACGCCCGCAGCGACCATGCCCGACCAGGTGCCGAAGGCGGTCGTGCAAGAGCGATACGAGCGGCTCATCGCACTGCAGGAGCACATCAGCTGGGAGGAGAACCAGCGCCAGGTCGGCCGCGAGGTCGAGGTGCTGATCGCCACCGGTGAGGGCAAGAAAGACGCTGAGACCGAGCGCATCTCGGGTCGCGCCGAAGACAGCCGGCTCGTGCACGTGCGGGTGCCCGACGGCGCCCCGCGGCCCCGCCCCGGCGACGTCGTCACGACGACCATCACGCAGGCGGCGCCGTTCCACCTGCTCGCCGACCACGACGGCCCTTTGCGCATTCGCCGCACCCGGGCCGGTGACGCGTGGGACCGCGCCCAGGCCGACAGCTGTGGCGTGCCGACGCCATCGGCAGCAGGCGATGGCGCCCCGCGCGTCTCGCTCGGGCTCCCCGGTCTCCGGGTGGGCGCCCCGGCGGGCCCCACGACTCCGATCTACGACCCGGCCGACGGAGTGCGCGGCTCGCTGTCGTGATCGCCGTCCTGGTCGGGGCGACCGGAACCGGAAAGACGGCCGCGTCGCTGGAACTGGCCGCGCGCATCCAGGATCGGGGCGTCTCCGCCGAGATCGTGAACGCCGACGCGATGCAGCTGTATCGGGGTATGGATATCGGCACGGCCAAGCTGCCGGTGGCCGAGCGCCGCGGAATCCCGCACCACCTCATTGACGTGCTCGACGTCACCGACGAGGCGTCCGTCGCCACCTACCAGCGGGATGCTCGCCGGGCCATCGAGGAGATCGTCGCCCGCGGCGCGGTGCCGATTCTCGTCGGCGGCTCCGGCCTGTACGTCGCGTCGGTCGTCACCGACTTCCGGTTCCCGGGAACGGACCCGGAGATTCGGGCCCGATACGAGGCGTTGCTCGCCGAGCGCGGGCTTGGCCACCTGGTCGACGAGCTGGAGCGCCGTGACCCCGATGCGGCGGCCGCGATCGATCCGAACAATGCCCGCCGGGTGATCCGCGCGCTCGAGATCGGCGAGGTGACGGGCGAGGGCGCCCGACCGGGGCTCGCCGCACGCAGCACCCCCTGGCGCGCGTACACGCAGCTGGGTCTCGCCGTCGAGCGCTCCCACCTCGTCGAGCGCCTGGACACGCGCGTCCACGACATGTGGCGCGCTGGCCTGCTCGACGAGGTCGCAACGCTTCGCGAGCGGGGGCTGGAGCGTGGCCCCACCGCCTCGCGCGCGATCGGCTACGCGCAGGCGCTCGACCAGCTCGCGGGCCGGTGCACCGAGCAGGAGGCGATCGCCGATACGGCCGCGCTGACGCGCCGCTACGCGCGCCGCCAGGTCAGCTGGTTTCGTCGCGACGCGGCAACCCACTGGGTCGACGCCCTCGACGACGACGCTCGGGATGCTGCGCTCACCGCGCTCGCCGATCGTTGCGTCGATAGCATGGCCGGGTGACCGACACGCTCCTCATCACCAAGGGCCACGGAACCGGCAACGACTTCGTGCTCTTCGCCGACCCCGACGGGGAGGTCGTGCTGTCTGAGGCCCAGCGGGCCGCGATTGCGGATCGCCACTTCGGCGTCGGCGGCGACGGTGTGATCCGCGCAGTGCGTTCGGCGAGCATCCCCGAGGGGGCAGCCATCCTCGCCGATGAGCCGGAGGCGGAGTGGTTCATGGACTACGCGAACGCCGACGGCGGCGTCGCCGAGATGTGCGGCAACGGCATTCGCGTGTTCGTGCACTACCTCATCGAGCGCGGCTTTCTCGATCTGGCGCCCGGTCACTCCGTTCCGATCGGCACGCGCGCGGGCGTGCGCGATGTGCACCGCCTCGCCGACGGGTTCGCGGTCGACCTCGGCCGCTGGCGGCTGACGGGGGAGGAGCCGCTCGTGCGGGCCCGCGACCTGCCCGTCGCTCGCCCAGGGCTCGGCATCGACCTCGGGAACCCGCACGTCGTGGTCGCCGTCGCAGGCGACGACGAGCTAGCCGGCATTGATCTGTCGGTCGTGCCGCAGCTCGACCCGGTGCAGGAAGCGGGCGCCAACGTCGAGTTCGTGGTGCCGGCCGACCCGCTGGTGCGCGACGGTATCGGCCGCATCCGGATGCGCGTTCACGAGCGCGGTAGCGGCGAGACGCTGTCGTGCGGCACCGGGGCGGCCGCCGCAGCCCTCGCGGTGCGGCACTGGGCGGGGGCTGGATCGCCGAACGAGTGGCGCGTGGAGGTGCCGGGCGGCACGCTCGGGGTTCGGATGTTCGCCGCTGAGGATGGCGAGCACGTGGCCCTGAGCGGACCTGCGGCACTGGTCTTCGACGGCGAACTCACCGTCTAGCGGCGAAGAACTACCCGCGCTGCACCCGAATGGGGCCGGTGAGCCCTGAGCGGTTCCGTGCCCGCAGCACGCGATACCCCTTATTGGTTGCCGCGCGCGTCACCTGCAGCTCGCCGGCGTACTGGCTCTCCATCCAGCGTTGCAGCGAGTCGGAGCCCAGGTTGCGGGCGACGACCAGCCAGG
The sequence above is a segment of the Microcella alkaliphila genome. Coding sequences within it:
- the miaB gene encoding tRNA (N6-isopentenyl adenosine(37)-C2)-methylthiotransferase MiaB translates to MSSTLATPRTGIAESETPRTYEVRTYGCQMNVHDSERLAGSLEAAGYVPATSGDIADVVVINTCAVRENADNKLYGNLGHLASVKRERPGMQIAVGGCLAQKDTSTILKKAPYVDAVFGTHNMGSLPALLERARHNGEAQLEILEALEVFPSTLPTKRDSTYSGWVSISVGCNNTCTFCIVPSLRGREKDRRPGDILAEIQALVDDGAIEVTLLGQNVNTYGVEFGDRQAFGKLLRAAGRIDGLERIRFTSPHPAAFTDDVIDAMAETPAVMPQLHMPLQSGSDRILKAMRRSYRSEKFLGILDRVRARIPDAAISTDIIVGFPGETDDDFADTLRVVEEARFASAFTFQYSVRPGTPAATMPDQVPKAVVQERYERLIALQEHISWEENQRQVGREVEVLIATGEGKKDAETERISGRAEDSRLVHVRVPDGAPRPRPGDVVTTTITQAAPFHLLADHDGPLRIRRTRAGDAWDRAQADSCGVPTPSAAGDGAPRVSLGLPGLRVGAPAGPTTPIYDPADGVRGSLS
- the miaA gene encoding tRNA (adenosine(37)-N6)-dimethylallyltransferase MiaA; translated protein: MIAVLVGATGTGKTAASLELAARIQDRGVSAEIVNADAMQLYRGMDIGTAKLPVAERRGIPHHLIDVLDVTDEASVATYQRDARRAIEEIVARGAVPILVGGSGLYVASVVTDFRFPGTDPEIRARYEALLAERGLGHLVDELERRDPDAAAAIDPNNARRVIRALEIGEVTGEGARPGLAARSTPWRAYTQLGLAVERSHLVERLDTRVHDMWRAGLLDEVATLRERGLERGPTASRAIGYAQALDQLAGRCTEQEAIADTAALTRRYARRQVSWFRRDAATHWVDALDDDARDAALTALADRCVDSMAG
- the dapF gene encoding diaminopimelate epimerase, translating into MTDTLLITKGHGTGNDFVLFADPDGEVVLSEAQRAAIADRHFGVGGDGVIRAVRSASIPEGAAILADEPEAEWFMDYANADGGVAEMCGNGIRVFVHYLIERGFLDLAPGHSVPIGTRAGVRDVHRLADGFAVDLGRWRLTGEEPLVRARDLPVARPGLGIDLGNPHVVVAVAGDDELAGIDLSVVPQLDPVQEAGANVEFVVPADPLVRDGIGRIRMRVHERGSGETLSCGTGAAAAALAVRHWAGAGSPNEWRVEVPGGTLGVRMFAAEDGEHVALSGPAALVFDGELTV